A stretch of Lutra lutra chromosome 9, mLutLut1.2, whole genome shotgun sequence DNA encodes these proteins:
- the ETAA1 gene encoding ewing's tumor-associated antigen 1 isoform X2 produces MSRRRKHGDSPGLKNTPRKAAAAEEYSSMVEPGKRRLRSARGSRPRRAGETSPRPVPQQEQPPAAASCSKSNPEERYETPKRVLKMDILSSAFSSPNDPDGQNDIFWDQNSPMTKQLGKGRKKQIYTTDSDEISHIVNRIAPQDEKPTTNSMLGMWIGATAIPCTPSVAKGKSKAKISCTKLKTQNREEELMKLAKQFDKNMEELDVIQEQNKRNHDFIQAISEAETLSNYKDNIQMQLLHDTVPEIDNSIIKKPMKENTKTPMENDQNNSQKPFDQNAEAAFNAIFDGSTQKCSGQFSQDLSDALLNMSNTTFGKKSTLKEEKIITNESLPDKTPGSLFCQVDTPGITKSCVTSYTEKQEAFHKPLDTFTTSDFEDDWENLLSNEPFVMQNIKMCELFPAPKTAQIADQKGIYNFNNKNDKNKLRMNTSLDTRLKDSKILEDLPSKTQNKELIDFGKHGFSINLNDKPNKLPPTGNKMKFEKSFSKTVVQDKIQDCAVASNLTQEDRHTKFTSNVNTSEKSTLNTGHCNEQKNKSTYNQSFKAPANIDNFGSATLGIETSVYNPNQTNASKLGSFFDDWNDPSFANEIVKACHQLENTWEADDVDDDLLYQACDDIERLTQQQDIRKDNKILESKLEINNSSKHGAKNMFTTSKQESQSVQSKPLNLSSISSHVSFTNSSQLNKPLKMEKEICGNSPSFLGATTNLKIYSKNSDCQINSLHYSWNNTDFPVQVSSTESVRMGNSSLNVNSDHRNTETATYKKKLSTQHLSHRSTTDGAKSDLNRTVRLPKYTFTKTKNSQVLSRFNQNCMPTNISDTKITQGLERNKAVSPFCGKTVQQQSLVKCSQSLKQPSKEEEEKNKKYSPEEIQRKRQEALVRRMAKAQASSVKAAPT; encoded by the exons ATGAGTCGGCGAAGGAAACATGGGGACAGCCCTGGCCTGAAGAACACGCCGCGCAAAGCGGCGGCGGCTGAGGAATACAGCTCGATGGTCGAGCCAGGGAAGAGGCGGCTGAGGTCGGCCCGCGGCTCGAGGCCCCGCAGGGCCGGAGAGACGTCTCCCCGGCCCGTGCCGCAACAAGAGCAGCCTCCAGCAGCCGCTTCGTGCAGTAAAAGTAACCCCGAGG AAAGATATGAAACACCAAAGAGAGTCCTGAAAATGGATATATTgtcatctgccttcagttctccTAATGATCCAGATGGACAGAATGATATCTTTTGGGATCAGAATTCTCCAATGACAAAACAGTTAg gtaaaggaagaaaaaaacagatttacaCCACAGATAGTGATGAAATCTCACATATTGTTAATCGTATTGCTCCTCAG gatgaaaaaccaacaacaaactCCATGCTAGGCATGTGGATTGGTGCAACTGCTATTCCTTGTACTCCTAGTGTagcaaaaggaaaatcaaaagcaaaaatcagcTGCACAAA gttaAAAACACAAAATCGAGAGGAAGAACTTATGAAATTAGCTAAgcaatttgataaaaatatggaAGAGCTAGATGTGATtcaagagcaaaacaaaagaaatcacgATTTTATCCAGGCAATTTCAGAAGCAGAGACTTTAAGcaattataaagataatatacAGATGCAGTTATTACATGATACAGTTCCTGAAATAGATAATTCTATAATAAAGAAGccaatgaaagaaaataccaaaacacCTATGGAAAATGATCAGAATAACAGTCAGAAGCCATTTGACCAAAATGCTGAAGCAGCCTTTAATGCCATTTTTGATGGCTCTACTCAGAAATGTAGTGGACAGTTCAGCCAAGATTTGTCAGATGCTCTTTTGAACATGAGTAATACCACCTTTGGAAAGAAAAGCActttaaaagaggagaaaatcatTACGAATGAAAGTCTGCCAGATAAAACTCCAGGATCACTTTTTTGTCAAGTAGACACTCCTGGAATCACAAAATCATGTGTGACTTCTTATACTGAGAAGCAAGAAGCTTTCCATAAACCCCTTGATACATTTACTACCAGTGATTTTGAGGATGATTGGGAAAACTTACTAAGTAATGAACCTTTTGTTAtgcaaaatatcaaaatgtgtgAACTTTTCCCTGCTCCTAAAACAGCCCAGATTGCTGATCAAAAgggaatttataattttaacaataaaaatgataaaaataagttaaGAATGAATACAAGTCTAGATACCAGGTTAAAGGATTCAAAAATTTTAGAGGATCTCCCTTCAAAGACACAAAACAAGGAATTAATAGATTTTGGAAAACACGGGTTTTCAATAAATCTAAACGATAAACCAAACAAATTACCACCcactggaaataaaatgaaatttgagaAATCTTTCAGTAAAACTGTTGTTCAAGACAAAATTCAAGACTGTGCAGTTGCGTCTAACCTGACACAAGAAGATAGGCACACTAAATTTACTTCTAATGTAAATACTTCTGAAAAGTCAACTTTGAACACAGGACATTgtaatgaacaaaaaaataagtcCACTTATAATCAATCTTTTAAAGCACCTGCTAATATAGATAATTTTGGCTCTGCAACTTTGGGCATTGAAACCAGTGTTTATAATCCAAATCAGACTAATGCATCAAAGTTAGGTTCTTTCTTTGATGACTGGAATGATCCGTCATTTGCCAATGAAATTGTCAAAGCATGTCATCAATTAGAGAATACCTGGGAAGCAGATGATGTAGATGATGACTTATTATACCAAGCATGTGATGATATTGAAAGACTAACTCAGCAACAAGACATTAGGAAGGACAACAAGATATTAGAAAGTAAACTTGAGATCAATAATAGTTCCAAACATGGAGCCAAAAACATGTTTACTACATCTAAACAAGAAAGTCAATCAGTGCAATCAAAGCCTTTGAATCTGAGCAGCATTTCAAGCCATGTATCTTTCACAAACAGCTCACAATTAAATAAACCActgaagatggaaaaagaaatttgtgGAAATTCTCCAAGCTTTTTAGGTGCTAcgactaatttaaaaatatactctaaGAATTCAGATTGTCAGATCAATAGTCTACATTATTCCTGGAATAACACTGATTTTCCAGTACAAGTGAGTAGTACTGAATCAGTTCGTATGGGAAATTCAAGTCTGAATGTGAATTCAGACCACAGGAATACAGAAACTGCTACTTACAAGAAGAAATTAAGTACTCAGCATCTATCCCATAGGAGCACAACAGATGGAGCTAAGAGTGACCTTAACAGAACAGTTAGACTTCCTAAGTATACATTTACGAAGACGAAAAATTCTCAGGTTCTTTCCCGGTTTAATCAAAATTGTATGCCAACCAATATTTCTGATACCAAAATTACACAGGGTTTAGAGAGAAATAAAGCTGTCAGCCCATTTTGTGGGAAGACTGTTCAACAGCAGTCTTTGGTGAAATGTTCTCAATCTTTGAAACAACCTTCAAAAG aggaagaagagaaaaataaaaagtattctcctgaagaaattcaaagaaaaagacaagaagcaCTGGTTCGAAGAATGGCGAAAGCACAGGCCTCATCTGTAAAGGCAGCTCCCACTTAA
- the ETAA1 gene encoding ewing's tumor-associated antigen 1 isoform X4, whose translation MLGMWIGATAIPCTPSVAKGKSKAKISCTKLKTQNREEELMKLAKQFDKNMEELDVIQEQNKRNHDFIQAISEAETLSNYKDNIQMQLLHDTVPEIDNSIIKKPMKENTKTPMENDQNNSQKPFDQNAEAAFNAIFDGSTQKCSGQFSQDLSDALLNMSNTTFGKKSTLKEEKIITNESLPDKTPGSLFCQVDTPGITKSCVTSYTEKQEAFHKPLDTFTTSDFEDDWENLLSNEPFVMQNIKMCELFPAPKTAQIADQKGIYNFNNKNDKNKLRMNTSLDTRLKDSKILEDLPSKTQNKELIDFGKHGFSINLNDKPNKLPPTGNKMKFEKSFSKTVVQDKIQDCAVASNLTQEDRHTKFTSNVNTSEKSTLNTGHCNEQKNKSTYNQSFKAPANIDNFGSATLGIETSVYNPNQTNASKLGSFFDDWNDPSFANEIVKACHQLENTWEADDVDDDLLYQACDDIERLTQQQDIRKDNKILESKLEINNSSKHGAKNMFTTSKQESQSVQSKPLNLSSISSHVSFTNSSQLNKPLKMEKEICGNSPSFLGATTNLKIYSKNSDCQINSLHYSWNNTDFPVQVSSTESVRMGNSSLNVNSDHRNTETATYKKKLSTQHLSHRSTTDGAKSDLNRTVRLPKYTFTKTKNSQVLSRFNQNCMPTNISDTKITQGLERNKAVSPFCGKTVQQQSLVKCSQSLKQPSKGLSPHLPLRRCLRKKRKIKSILLKKFKEKDKKHWFEEWRKHRPHL comes from the exons ATGCTAGGCATGTGGATTGGTGCAACTGCTATTCCTTGTACTCCTAGTGTagcaaaaggaaaatcaaaagcaaaaatcagcTGCACAAA gttaAAAACACAAAATCGAGAGGAAGAACTTATGAAATTAGCTAAgcaatttgataaaaatatggaAGAGCTAGATGTGATtcaagagcaaaacaaaagaaatcacgATTTTATCCAGGCAATTTCAGAAGCAGAGACTTTAAGcaattataaagataatatacAGATGCAGTTATTACATGATACAGTTCCTGAAATAGATAATTCTATAATAAAGAAGccaatgaaagaaaataccaaaacacCTATGGAAAATGATCAGAATAACAGTCAGAAGCCATTTGACCAAAATGCTGAAGCAGCCTTTAATGCCATTTTTGATGGCTCTACTCAGAAATGTAGTGGACAGTTCAGCCAAGATTTGTCAGATGCTCTTTTGAACATGAGTAATACCACCTTTGGAAAGAAAAGCActttaaaagaggagaaaatcatTACGAATGAAAGTCTGCCAGATAAAACTCCAGGATCACTTTTTTGTCAAGTAGACACTCCTGGAATCACAAAATCATGTGTGACTTCTTATACTGAGAAGCAAGAAGCTTTCCATAAACCCCTTGATACATTTACTACCAGTGATTTTGAGGATGATTGGGAAAACTTACTAAGTAATGAACCTTTTGTTAtgcaaaatatcaaaatgtgtgAACTTTTCCCTGCTCCTAAAACAGCCCAGATTGCTGATCAAAAgggaatttataattttaacaataaaaatgataaaaataagttaaGAATGAATACAAGTCTAGATACCAGGTTAAAGGATTCAAAAATTTTAGAGGATCTCCCTTCAAAGACACAAAACAAGGAATTAATAGATTTTGGAAAACACGGGTTTTCAATAAATCTAAACGATAAACCAAACAAATTACCACCcactggaaataaaatgaaatttgagaAATCTTTCAGTAAAACTGTTGTTCAAGACAAAATTCAAGACTGTGCAGTTGCGTCTAACCTGACACAAGAAGATAGGCACACTAAATTTACTTCTAATGTAAATACTTCTGAAAAGTCAACTTTGAACACAGGACATTgtaatgaacaaaaaaataagtcCACTTATAATCAATCTTTTAAAGCACCTGCTAATATAGATAATTTTGGCTCTGCAACTTTGGGCATTGAAACCAGTGTTTATAATCCAAATCAGACTAATGCATCAAAGTTAGGTTCTTTCTTTGATGACTGGAATGATCCGTCATTTGCCAATGAAATTGTCAAAGCATGTCATCAATTAGAGAATACCTGGGAAGCAGATGATGTAGATGATGACTTATTATACCAAGCATGTGATGATATTGAAAGACTAACTCAGCAACAAGACATTAGGAAGGACAACAAGATATTAGAAAGTAAACTTGAGATCAATAATAGTTCCAAACATGGAGCCAAAAACATGTTTACTACATCTAAACAAGAAAGTCAATCAGTGCAATCAAAGCCTTTGAATCTGAGCAGCATTTCAAGCCATGTATCTTTCACAAACAGCTCACAATTAAATAAACCActgaagatggaaaaagaaatttgtgGAAATTCTCCAAGCTTTTTAGGTGCTAcgactaatttaaaaatatactctaaGAATTCAGATTGTCAGATCAATAGTCTACATTATTCCTGGAATAACACTGATTTTCCAGTACAAGTGAGTAGTACTGAATCAGTTCGTATGGGAAATTCAAGTCTGAATGTGAATTCAGACCACAGGAATACAGAAACTGCTACTTACAAGAAGAAATTAAGTACTCAGCATCTATCCCATAGGAGCACAACAGATGGAGCTAAGAGTGACCTTAACAGAACAGTTAGACTTCCTAAGTATACATTTACGAAGACGAAAAATTCTCAGGTTCTTTCCCGGTTTAATCAAAATTGTATGCCAACCAATATTTCTGATACCAAAATTACACAGGGTTTAGAGAGAAATAAAGCTGTCAGCCCATTTTGTGGGAAGACTGTTCAACAGCAGTCTTTGGTGAAATGTTCTCAATCTTTGAAACAACCTTCAAAAG GCCTGTCACCGCATCTGCCACTTAGAAGATGTTTA aggaagaagagaaaaataaaaagtattctcctgaagaaattcaaagaaaaagacaagaagcaCTGGTTCGAAGAATGGCGAAAGCACAGGCCTCATCTGTAA
- the ETAA1 gene encoding ewing's tumor-associated antigen 1 isoform X1: MSRRRKHGDSPGLKNTPRKAAAAEEYSSMVEPGKRRLRSARGSRPRRAGETSPRPVPQQEQPPAAASCSKSNPEERYETPKRVLKMDILSSAFSSPNDPDGQNDIFWDQNSPMTKQLGKGRKKQIYTTDSDEISHIVNRIAPQDEKPTTNSMLGMWIGATAIPCTPSVAKGKSKAKISCTKLKTQNREEELMKLAKQFDKNMEELDVIQEQNKRNHDFIQAISEAETLSNYKDNIQMQLLHDTVPEIDNSIIKKPMKENTKTPMENDQNNSQKPFDQNAEAAFNAIFDGSTQKCSGQFSQDLSDALLNMSNTTFGKKSTLKEEKIITNESLPDKTPGSLFCQVDTPGITKSCVTSYTEKQEAFHKPLDTFTTSDFEDDWENLLSNEPFVMQNIKMCELFPAPKTAQIADQKGIYNFNNKNDKNKLRMNTSLDTRLKDSKILEDLPSKTQNKELIDFGKHGFSINLNDKPNKLPPTGNKMKFEKSFSKTVVQDKIQDCAVASNLTQEDRHTKFTSNVNTSEKSTLNTGHCNEQKNKSTYNQSFKAPANIDNFGSATLGIETSVYNPNQTNASKLGSFFDDWNDPSFANEIVKACHQLENTWEADDVDDDLLYQACDDIERLTQQQDIRKDNKILESKLEINNSSKHGAKNMFTTSKQESQSVQSKPLNLSSISSHVSFTNSSQLNKPLKMEKEICGNSPSFLGATTNLKIYSKNSDCQINSLHYSWNNTDFPVQVSSTESVRMGNSSLNVNSDHRNTETATYKKKLSTQHLSHRSTTDGAKSDLNRTVRLPKYTFTKTKNSQVLSRFNQNCMPTNISDTKITQGLERNKAVSPFCGKTVQQQSLVKCSQSLKQPSKGLSPHLPLRRCLRKKRKIKSILLKKFKEKDKKHWFEEWRKHRPHL; encoded by the exons ATGAGTCGGCGAAGGAAACATGGGGACAGCCCTGGCCTGAAGAACACGCCGCGCAAAGCGGCGGCGGCTGAGGAATACAGCTCGATGGTCGAGCCAGGGAAGAGGCGGCTGAGGTCGGCCCGCGGCTCGAGGCCCCGCAGGGCCGGAGAGACGTCTCCCCGGCCCGTGCCGCAACAAGAGCAGCCTCCAGCAGCCGCTTCGTGCAGTAAAAGTAACCCCGAGG AAAGATATGAAACACCAAAGAGAGTCCTGAAAATGGATATATTgtcatctgccttcagttctccTAATGATCCAGATGGACAGAATGATATCTTTTGGGATCAGAATTCTCCAATGACAAAACAGTTAg gtaaaggaagaaaaaaacagatttacaCCACAGATAGTGATGAAATCTCACATATTGTTAATCGTATTGCTCCTCAG gatgaaaaaccaacaacaaactCCATGCTAGGCATGTGGATTGGTGCAACTGCTATTCCTTGTACTCCTAGTGTagcaaaaggaaaatcaaaagcaaaaatcagcTGCACAAA gttaAAAACACAAAATCGAGAGGAAGAACTTATGAAATTAGCTAAgcaatttgataaaaatatggaAGAGCTAGATGTGATtcaagagcaaaacaaaagaaatcacgATTTTATCCAGGCAATTTCAGAAGCAGAGACTTTAAGcaattataaagataatatacAGATGCAGTTATTACATGATACAGTTCCTGAAATAGATAATTCTATAATAAAGAAGccaatgaaagaaaataccaaaacacCTATGGAAAATGATCAGAATAACAGTCAGAAGCCATTTGACCAAAATGCTGAAGCAGCCTTTAATGCCATTTTTGATGGCTCTACTCAGAAATGTAGTGGACAGTTCAGCCAAGATTTGTCAGATGCTCTTTTGAACATGAGTAATACCACCTTTGGAAAGAAAAGCActttaaaagaggagaaaatcatTACGAATGAAAGTCTGCCAGATAAAACTCCAGGATCACTTTTTTGTCAAGTAGACACTCCTGGAATCACAAAATCATGTGTGACTTCTTATACTGAGAAGCAAGAAGCTTTCCATAAACCCCTTGATACATTTACTACCAGTGATTTTGAGGATGATTGGGAAAACTTACTAAGTAATGAACCTTTTGTTAtgcaaaatatcaaaatgtgtgAACTTTTCCCTGCTCCTAAAACAGCCCAGATTGCTGATCAAAAgggaatttataattttaacaataaaaatgataaaaataagttaaGAATGAATACAAGTCTAGATACCAGGTTAAAGGATTCAAAAATTTTAGAGGATCTCCCTTCAAAGACACAAAACAAGGAATTAATAGATTTTGGAAAACACGGGTTTTCAATAAATCTAAACGATAAACCAAACAAATTACCACCcactggaaataaaatgaaatttgagaAATCTTTCAGTAAAACTGTTGTTCAAGACAAAATTCAAGACTGTGCAGTTGCGTCTAACCTGACACAAGAAGATAGGCACACTAAATTTACTTCTAATGTAAATACTTCTGAAAAGTCAACTTTGAACACAGGACATTgtaatgaacaaaaaaataagtcCACTTATAATCAATCTTTTAAAGCACCTGCTAATATAGATAATTTTGGCTCTGCAACTTTGGGCATTGAAACCAGTGTTTATAATCCAAATCAGACTAATGCATCAAAGTTAGGTTCTTTCTTTGATGACTGGAATGATCCGTCATTTGCCAATGAAATTGTCAAAGCATGTCATCAATTAGAGAATACCTGGGAAGCAGATGATGTAGATGATGACTTATTATACCAAGCATGTGATGATATTGAAAGACTAACTCAGCAACAAGACATTAGGAAGGACAACAAGATATTAGAAAGTAAACTTGAGATCAATAATAGTTCCAAACATGGAGCCAAAAACATGTTTACTACATCTAAACAAGAAAGTCAATCAGTGCAATCAAAGCCTTTGAATCTGAGCAGCATTTCAAGCCATGTATCTTTCACAAACAGCTCACAATTAAATAAACCActgaagatggaaaaagaaatttgtgGAAATTCTCCAAGCTTTTTAGGTGCTAcgactaatttaaaaatatactctaaGAATTCAGATTGTCAGATCAATAGTCTACATTATTCCTGGAATAACACTGATTTTCCAGTACAAGTGAGTAGTACTGAATCAGTTCGTATGGGAAATTCAAGTCTGAATGTGAATTCAGACCACAGGAATACAGAAACTGCTACTTACAAGAAGAAATTAAGTACTCAGCATCTATCCCATAGGAGCACAACAGATGGAGCTAAGAGTGACCTTAACAGAACAGTTAGACTTCCTAAGTATACATTTACGAAGACGAAAAATTCTCAGGTTCTTTCCCGGTTTAATCAAAATTGTATGCCAACCAATATTTCTGATACCAAAATTACACAGGGTTTAGAGAGAAATAAAGCTGTCAGCCCATTTTGTGGGAAGACTGTTCAACAGCAGTCTTTGGTGAAATGTTCTCAATCTTTGAAACAACCTTCAAAAG GCCTGTCACCGCATCTGCCACTTAGAAGATGTTTA aggaagaagagaaaaataaaaagtattctcctgaagaaattcaaagaaaaagacaagaagcaCTGGTTCGAAGAATGGCGAAAGCACAGGCCTCATCTGTAA
- the ETAA1 gene encoding ewing's tumor-associated antigen 1 isoform X3, whose amino-acid sequence MSRRRKHGDSPGLKNTPRKAAAAEEYSSMVEPGKRRLRSARGSRPRRAGETSPRPVPQQEQPPAAASCSKSNPEERYETPKRVLKMDILSSAFSSPNDPDGQNDIFWDQNSPMTKQLGKGRKKQIYTTDSDEISHIVNRIAPQDEKPTTNSMLGMWIGATAIPCTPSVAKGKSKAKISCTKLKTQNREEELMKLAKQFDKNMEELDVIQEQNKRNHDFIQAISEAETLSNYKDNIQMQLLHDTVPEIDNSIIKKPMKENTKTPMENDQNNSQKPFDQNAEAAFNAIFDGSTQKCSGQFSQDLSDALLNMSNTTFGKKSTLKEEKIITNESLPDKTPGSLFCQVDTPGITKSCVTSYTEKQEAFHKPLDTFTTSDFEDDWENLLSNEPFVMQNIKMCELFPAPKTAQIADQKGIYNFNNKNDKNKLRMNTSLDTRLKDSKILEDLPSKTQNKELIDFGKHGFSINLNDKPNKLPPTGNKMKFEKSFSKTVVQDKIQDCAVASNLTQEDRHTKFTSNVNTSEKSTLNTGHCNEQKNKSTYNQSFKAPANIDNFGSATLGIETSVYNPNQTNASKLGSFFDDWNDPSFANEIVKACHQLENTWEADDVDDDLLYQACDDIERLTQQQDIRKDNKILESKLEINNSSKHGAKNMFTTSKQESQSVQSKPLNLSSISSHVSFTNSSQLNKPLKMEKEICGNSPSFLGATTNLKIYSKNSDCQINSLHYSWNNTDFPVQVSSTESVRMGNSSLNVNSDHRNTETATYKKKLSTQHLSHRSTTDGAKSDLNRTVRLPKYTFTKTKNSQVLSRFNQNCMPTNISDTKITQGLERNKAVSPFCGKTVQQQSLVKCSQSLKQPSKGLNLNMTSS is encoded by the exons ATGAGTCGGCGAAGGAAACATGGGGACAGCCCTGGCCTGAAGAACACGCCGCGCAAAGCGGCGGCGGCTGAGGAATACAGCTCGATGGTCGAGCCAGGGAAGAGGCGGCTGAGGTCGGCCCGCGGCTCGAGGCCCCGCAGGGCCGGAGAGACGTCTCCCCGGCCCGTGCCGCAACAAGAGCAGCCTCCAGCAGCCGCTTCGTGCAGTAAAAGTAACCCCGAGG AAAGATATGAAACACCAAAGAGAGTCCTGAAAATGGATATATTgtcatctgccttcagttctccTAATGATCCAGATGGACAGAATGATATCTTTTGGGATCAGAATTCTCCAATGACAAAACAGTTAg gtaaaggaagaaaaaaacagatttacaCCACAGATAGTGATGAAATCTCACATATTGTTAATCGTATTGCTCCTCAG gatgaaaaaccaacaacaaactCCATGCTAGGCATGTGGATTGGTGCAACTGCTATTCCTTGTACTCCTAGTGTagcaaaaggaaaatcaaaagcaaaaatcagcTGCACAAA gttaAAAACACAAAATCGAGAGGAAGAACTTATGAAATTAGCTAAgcaatttgataaaaatatggaAGAGCTAGATGTGATtcaagagcaaaacaaaagaaatcacgATTTTATCCAGGCAATTTCAGAAGCAGAGACTTTAAGcaattataaagataatatacAGATGCAGTTATTACATGATACAGTTCCTGAAATAGATAATTCTATAATAAAGAAGccaatgaaagaaaataccaaaacacCTATGGAAAATGATCAGAATAACAGTCAGAAGCCATTTGACCAAAATGCTGAAGCAGCCTTTAATGCCATTTTTGATGGCTCTACTCAGAAATGTAGTGGACAGTTCAGCCAAGATTTGTCAGATGCTCTTTTGAACATGAGTAATACCACCTTTGGAAAGAAAAGCActttaaaagaggagaaaatcatTACGAATGAAAGTCTGCCAGATAAAACTCCAGGATCACTTTTTTGTCAAGTAGACACTCCTGGAATCACAAAATCATGTGTGACTTCTTATACTGAGAAGCAAGAAGCTTTCCATAAACCCCTTGATACATTTACTACCAGTGATTTTGAGGATGATTGGGAAAACTTACTAAGTAATGAACCTTTTGTTAtgcaaaatatcaaaatgtgtgAACTTTTCCCTGCTCCTAAAACAGCCCAGATTGCTGATCAAAAgggaatttataattttaacaataaaaatgataaaaataagttaaGAATGAATACAAGTCTAGATACCAGGTTAAAGGATTCAAAAATTTTAGAGGATCTCCCTTCAAAGACACAAAACAAGGAATTAATAGATTTTGGAAAACACGGGTTTTCAATAAATCTAAACGATAAACCAAACAAATTACCACCcactggaaataaaatgaaatttgagaAATCTTTCAGTAAAACTGTTGTTCAAGACAAAATTCAAGACTGTGCAGTTGCGTCTAACCTGACACAAGAAGATAGGCACACTAAATTTACTTCTAATGTAAATACTTCTGAAAAGTCAACTTTGAACACAGGACATTgtaatgaacaaaaaaataagtcCACTTATAATCAATCTTTTAAAGCACCTGCTAATATAGATAATTTTGGCTCTGCAACTTTGGGCATTGAAACCAGTGTTTATAATCCAAATCAGACTAATGCATCAAAGTTAGGTTCTTTCTTTGATGACTGGAATGATCCGTCATTTGCCAATGAAATTGTCAAAGCATGTCATCAATTAGAGAATACCTGGGAAGCAGATGATGTAGATGATGACTTATTATACCAAGCATGTGATGATATTGAAAGACTAACTCAGCAACAAGACATTAGGAAGGACAACAAGATATTAGAAAGTAAACTTGAGATCAATAATAGTTCCAAACATGGAGCCAAAAACATGTTTACTACATCTAAACAAGAAAGTCAATCAGTGCAATCAAAGCCTTTGAATCTGAGCAGCATTTCAAGCCATGTATCTTTCACAAACAGCTCACAATTAAATAAACCActgaagatggaaaaagaaatttgtgGAAATTCTCCAAGCTTTTTAGGTGCTAcgactaatttaaaaatatactctaaGAATTCAGATTGTCAGATCAATAGTCTACATTATTCCTGGAATAACACTGATTTTCCAGTACAAGTGAGTAGTACTGAATCAGTTCGTATGGGAAATTCAAGTCTGAATGTGAATTCAGACCACAGGAATACAGAAACTGCTACTTACAAGAAGAAATTAAGTACTCAGCATCTATCCCATAGGAGCACAACAGATGGAGCTAAGAGTGACCTTAACAGAACAGTTAGACTTCCTAAGTATACATTTACGAAGACGAAAAATTCTCAGGTTCTTTCCCGGTTTAATCAAAATTGTATGCCAACCAATATTTCTGATACCAAAATTACACAGGGTTTAGAGAGAAATAAAGCTGTCAGCCCATTTTGTGGGAAGACTGTTCAACAGCAGTCTTTGGTGAAATGTTCTCAATCTTTGAAACAACCTTCAAAAG GTCTCAACTTAAATATGACTTCCTCATAG